One genomic segment of [Phormidium] sp. ETS-05 includes these proteins:
- a CDS encoding protein kinase codes for MLLLDNPKAISLFQQEAKVLQELNHPGIPKADGYFTFLPRNSQQPIHCLVMEYVAGEDLGEWLRRRGNQPLEAHLAAVWLRELAAILHQVHQKTFSPGYQAIEYHVKA; via the coding sequence ATGCTGTTGCTGGATAACCCCAAAGCTATCTCGTTATTTCAGCAAGAAGCCAAAGTATTGCAGGAATTGAATCATCCCGGTATTCCCAAAGCTGACGGTTACTTTACTTTTCTCCCCAGAAACAGCCAGCAACCCATACATTGCCTGGTGATGGAATATGTGGCGGGAGAAGATTTGGGGGAATGGTTGCGCCGCCGGGGAAACCAACCGTTAGAAGCCCACTTGGCGGCGGTTTGGTTGCGAGAACTGGCGGCAATTTTGCACCAAGTGCATCAAAAAACTTTTTCACCGGGATATCAAGCCATCGAATATCATGTTAAAGCCTGA
- a CDS encoding 4-Cys prefix domain-containing protein has translation MSICINPQCPSPQNSDTVQYCQSCGSELLLFGRYRAVREMGKGGFGKTLEVRGEQG, from the coding sequence ATGAGCATCTGCATCAATCCCCAATGTCCCAGCCCTCAAAATTCCGATACAGTGCAATATTGCCAAAGTTGCGGCAGTGAATTATTGCTATTTGGGCGGTATCGAGCCGTGCGGGAAATGGGAAAAGGCGGTTTTGGCAAAACCCTAGAAGTGCGAGGGGAACAAGGCTAA
- a CDS encoding (2Fe-2S) ferredoxin domain-containing protein encodes MNNSKPRKSVAPFQVEGRFLGYIYKDGDKIKKLRLETAIGEYWFKLAKPLQTSLGEQLQPGDVITVTGESSFCLKTGKLKLKAETVERGGDGGWQPPQTDRPSVAAANYPVSCAAPAGSPATILVCEKSDCRKRGGAVVCQALEQHLRDRGLENQVTIKTTGCMKRCKAGPNIIIMPDKTRYSHIEPSEIPQMIDEHFQAQICQQV; translated from the coding sequence ATGAACAATTCAAAACCCAGAAAATCAGTGGCTCCATTCCAAGTTGAGGGGCGGTTTCTCGGCTATATCTACAAAGATGGGGATAAAATCAAAAAGCTGCGCCTGGAAACAGCGATCGGGGAATACTGGTTTAAACTGGCGAAACCCCTGCAAACCAGCTTGGGAGAACAGTTGCAACCGGGAGATGTAATTACAGTCACTGGGGAAAGCAGCTTTTGTTTGAAAACGGGAAAGCTGAAACTGAAAGCGGAAACAGTAGAGCGGGGAGGGGACGGAGGATGGCAGCCACCACAAACCGATCGCCCCTCCGTGGCGGCGGCGAACTACCCTGTAAGTTGTGCGGCTCCGGCGGGTAGCCCAGCCACGATATTAGTCTGTGAAAAATCCGATTGTCGGAAACGGGGAGGAGCCGTGGTTTGTCAGGCGTTGGAGCAGCATTTGCGCGATCGAGGCTTAGAAAACCAAGTCACCATCAAAACCACCGGCTGTATGAAGCGCTGCAAAGCCGGTCCCAATATCATTATTATGCCCGATAAAACCCGCTACAGTCACATTGAACCATCAGAAATTCCCCAAATGATAGATGAGCATTTTCAAGCACAAATCTGCCAACAGGTATAG